In Hypomesus transpacificus isolate Combined female unplaced genomic scaffold, fHypTra1 scaffold_27, whole genome shotgun sequence, one genomic interval encodes:
- the LOC124463041 gene encoding proline-rich protein 12, translated as MQGQKVLPLPQNPPQPALRSSHPIPPDTIQPLLSRDIVNSKEDYPQPVAPRAPCGAPGLGQGCWSLDVKLVVLLLSLAGAVILLLLYRLLQLRHRLKLARTRDALEYYSFCHAATYTFKNPDLPQELPVNGDARRQAPPAAEPPSGEPPPKLVIHAPVTPLPPPPASQPPTLPPPPHRVLPPPPVLPPPPLPPTPPLVALPFPLPIIHTTPPSPHLSWGAGSDAEVYSRIGAFRPSRLSSLSQTQVILFEHSAL; from the coding sequence ATGCAGGGGCAGAAGGTCCTCCCTCTGCCACAGAACCCCCCACAGCCCGCGCTGAGGAGCAGTCACCCCATACCTCCAGACACCATCCAGCCCCTGCTGAGCCGGGACATCGTCAACAGCAAGGAGGATTACCCCCAGCCGGTGGCCCCCAGAGCCCCCTGTGGCGCCCCTGGTCTGGGCCAGGGCTGCTGGAGCCTGGATGTGAAGCTGGTCGTGCTGCTGCTGTCCCTGGCTGGGGCGGtcatcctgctgctgctgtacaGACTCCTCCAGCTCCGACACAGGCTGAAGCTCGCGAGGACCAGAGACGCTCTGGAGTACTACAGCTTTTGCCACGCTGCCACCTACACCTTTAAAAACCCTGATCTGCCTCAGGAGCTGCCAGTTAACGGCGACGCTCGACGGCAGGCGCCCCCCGCCGCGGAGCCCCCCTCTGGGGAGCCGCCGCCAAAGCTAGTGATACACGCTCCCGTCACCCCTCTACCCCCGCCGccggcctcccagcctcccactctccctccccctccacatcgcgtcctccctccaccccctgtcctccccccgccGCCTCTCCCCCCCACGCCTCCCCTCGTggctctccctttccccctgccCATCATACACAccacccctcccagccctcACCTGTCGTGGGGCGCCGGCTCGGACGCGGAGGTCTACTCGCGGATCGGAGCTTTTCGGCCATCCAggttgtccagcctcagccagaCACAGGTGATCCTGTTTGAACACTCTGCCCTTTGA